The Bacteroidota bacterium genome contains a region encoding:
- a CDS encoding iron-sulfur cluster assembly accessory protein has protein sequence MSVDIAVAPAKTKKRPNPVILSDRASTEVKKIIANKQIPDGYGLRVGVRGGGCSGMSYILGFDKQKEHDLQFEQDGVAIFMDKRHGLYLMGTTVDYHDGLDARGFVFENPNATETCGCGSSFGA, from the coding sequence ATGAGCGTCGATATCGCCGTTGCCCCGGCCAAAACGAAGAAGCGTCCGAACCCGGTCATTCTCTCCGATCGTGCCTCGACGGAGGTGAAGAAGATCATCGCCAACAAGCAGATCCCCGACGGCTACGGGCTCCGCGTGGGCGTCCGCGGCGGCGGCTGCTCGGGTATGAGCTACATCCTCGGCTTCGACAAGCAGAAGGAGCACGACCTCCAGTTCGAGCAGGACGGCGTCGCCATCTTCATGGACAAGCGCCATGGGCTCTACCTCATGGGCACGACGGTCGACTACCACGACGGGCTCGACGCGCGCGGCTTCGTGTTCGAGAACCCGAACGCCACGGAGACTTGCGGTTGCGGCTCCAGCTTCGGCGCCTAG
- a CDS encoding Na+/H+ antiporter NhaC family protein, with the protein MSDPTWISLLPPVLAIVLAIWTRQVYASLAAGVWLGWTILNGWNPLAGLGAAIEAAVAVVGDAGNARVLGFTLVIGALIATIEASGGVRGFVDWLERRRLVTSGRRARLLAFVIGVVIFIESNITVLVAGAVGRPLFDRYRLSREKLAYLIDATSASVCILIPLNAWGAYVLALLGEVGVDDPLGTFVAAIPLNLYALAAVTLAAIVAVTGWTIGPMKRAEARAATGQIADDDAAPMLDEAALVPDPTTAIPPRPVNMLLPLGVMVVMMPLGLLITGGGDLRAGSGSTSVLWAVLAGLAVAWVLLLAQRAFTVEKLTQIGLRGAGGMLGMALVLLLALALGAVARELGTGVYVAQLVAGTLPPPVLLPVVFLTGAFIAFSTGTSWGTFAIMVPIAVPVAVTLGLPAAPFLAAALSGGIFGDHASPISDTTIVSSLAAATDHVAHVRTQLPYALIAATVASLGFAVVGASL; encoded by the coding sequence ATGTCCGACCCTACCTGGATCTCCCTGCTGCCCCCCGTCCTCGCCATCGTGTTGGCGATCTGGACGCGGCAGGTCTACGCTTCGCTCGCGGCGGGCGTCTGGCTCGGCTGGACGATCCTCAACGGCTGGAACCCGCTCGCCGGGCTGGGCGCGGCCATCGAGGCGGCGGTGGCCGTCGTGGGCGACGCGGGCAACGCGCGGGTGCTCGGCTTCACGCTCGTGATCGGCGCGCTCATAGCCACGATAGAGGCTAGCGGCGGCGTGCGCGGCTTCGTCGACTGGCTCGAACGGCGGCGGCTCGTCACGTCGGGGCGGCGGGCGCGGCTGCTCGCCTTCGTGATCGGCGTCGTCATCTTCATCGAGTCGAACATCACCGTGCTCGTCGCCGGGGCCGTCGGGCGGCCGCTCTTCGACCGCTACCGGCTCTCCCGCGAGAAGCTTGCCTACCTCATCGACGCGACCTCGGCAAGCGTGTGCATCCTGATCCCACTCAACGCGTGGGGCGCATACGTGCTTGCGCTCCTCGGCGAGGTCGGCGTGGACGACCCGCTGGGCACGTTTGTCGCCGCGATCCCGCTTAACCTTTACGCGCTCGCGGCAGTCACCCTCGCGGCCATCGTCGCAGTGACGGGCTGGACGATTGGCCCGATGAAGCGGGCTGAGGCGCGCGCAGCCACCGGACAGATCGCCGACGATGATGCTGCCCCGATGCTAGACGAAGCGGCCCTCGTACCGGACCCGACCACGGCGATTCCGCCCCGCCCAGTCAACATGCTGCTCCCACTCGGCGTGATGGTCGTGATGATGCCGCTCGGCCTCCTCATCACAGGCGGCGGCGACCTCCGTGCCGGGAGTGGCTCCACAAGCGTGCTGTGGGCTGTCCTCGCCGGGCTGGCCGTTGCCTGGGTCTTGCTGCTCGCCCAGCGCGCGTTCACCGTCGAGAAGCTCACGCAGATCGGGCTTCGCGGGGCAGGGGGGATGCTCGGGATGGCGCTCGTGCTGTTGCTCGCCCTCGCGCTCGGCGCTGTGGCGCGCGAACTCGGGACGGGCGTCTATGTCGCGCAGCTCGTGGCGGGCACGTTGCCGCCGCCGGTGCTGCTTCCGGTGGTCTTTCTCACGGGCGCGTTCATCGCGTTCTCAACGGGGACAAGCTGGGGCACGTTCGCCATCATGGTACCGATCGCCGTGCCCGTCGCCGTGACGCTCGGGCTGCCCGCTGCGCCGTTCCTGGCGGCGGCGCTCAGCGGCGGCATCTTCGGTGACCACGCCTCGCCAATCTCGGACACGACCATCGTGTCGAGCCTAGCGGCGGCCACCGACCACGTGGCGCACGTCCGTACGCAGTTACCGTACGCACTCATTGCTGCGACCGTGGCCTCGCTCGGGTTTGCCGTCGTCGGCGCGAGCCTGTAG
- a CDS encoding YdeI/OmpD-associated family protein, translated as MPSALDSADRFEVTSRAAWRAWLAANHEQPDGIWLVTFKKHTGERYVDYDSVVEEALCFGWIDSLPRKLDADRTMLYLSPRRPKSIWSRLNKTRVDALENAGLMTDVGRAKIEAAKADGSWTVYDSVEDLIVPDDLRDALAEESTAATQFEAFSASSKKGVLWWIKSARRKATRVSRIAKTVRLAKLGVVANTPDARGH; from the coding sequence ATGCCCTCCGCCCTCGACTCCGCCGACCGCTTCGAAGTCACCAGCCGTGCAGCGTGGCGCGCCTGGCTCGCTGCCAACCACGAGCAGCCCGACGGCATCTGGCTCGTCACGTTCAAGAAGCACACGGGCGAGCGCTATGTCGATTATGACAGCGTTGTCGAAGAAGCACTCTGCTTCGGCTGGATCGACAGCCTGCCACGTAAGCTCGACGCCGACCGGACGATGCTCTACCTCAGCCCGCGCAGGCCGAAGAGCATCTGGTCGCGGCTCAACAAGACGCGGGTCGATGCACTCGAAAACGCGGGGCTGATGACCGACGTGGGCCGAGCGAAGATCGAGGCCGCCAAAGCCGACGGGTCGTGGACGGTCTACGACAGCGTCGAGGACCTGATTGTGCCAGACGACCTCCGCGACGCCCTTGCCGAAGAGTCTACCGCCGCCACACAGTTCGAGGCCTTCAGCGCCTCGTCGAAGAAGGGCGTGCTGTGGTGGATCAAGTCAGCGAGGCGCAAGGCGACTCGTGTGTCACGGATCGCCAAGACGGTGAGGCTCGCCAAGCTAGGCGTCGTCGCCAACACGCCGGACGCGCGCGGACACTGA
- a CDS encoding family 20 glycosylhydrolase has product MLRSTWILVLVACIGGSAAAQEAFLLPAPLAATWTDAAPFTVMPETPLLVPDGDLNAARIASMLAHLLSFGEATRPRVVEARAYARSERHSSLSPIVYDRQAPDSLGAEGYVLDVSPERITLSANEPAGWFYATQTLRQLLPPAVEYNAAFPVPLTVPSGRVVDRPRFSWRGMMLDVARHFFGPADVRRVIDLMALHKLNRLHLHLSDDQGWRIEIPGWPRLTEIGGSTEVGGGPGGFFSLDDYASLVQYAAERYVTIVPEIDLPGHTNAALASYAELNCDGVAPPLYTGTSVGFSTVCVERDVTYRFVTDVVRTLAQATPGSHFHLGGDEVRELSPEQYASFMTHAQTIVAEHGKRVIGWDEIAEVELLPQSIVQVWRPAEAETQAQIREAVEAGATVILSPADRVYLDIKYDASTVLGLSWAGLNSVRDAYEWDPTTLLPGVPATAIEGIEAPLWSETISTRADLEFMAFPRLAGVADLGWAPAAAHDWDAYRLRLGAQAPRWTALGINFYRSPDVPWASAPRRD; this is encoded by the coding sequence ATGCTTCGATCAACCTGGATCCTCGTTCTGGTCGCGTGCATCGGGGGCTCTGCAGCGGCCCAGGAGGCCTTTCTTCTCCCTGCCCCGCTCGCGGCAACGTGGACGGACGCGGCGCCCTTCACCGTCATGCCGGAGACGCCTCTCCTCGTCCCGGACGGCGACCTCAACGCCGCGCGCATCGCCTCGATGCTCGCCCACCTCCTCAGCTTCGGCGAGGCTACGCGTCCGCGCGTGGTCGAGGCTCGTGCCTACGCCCGCTCGGAACGGCACTCCTCACTTTCCCCCATCGTCTACGACCGCCAGGCTCCCGACTCGCTTGGTGCAGAAGGCTATGTCCTCGACGTTTCCCCTGAGCGGATCACACTTTCGGCGAACGAGCCAGCGGGCTGGTTCTATGCGACGCAGACACTTCGACAGCTGCTACCACCGGCCGTCGAGTACAATGCGGCCTTCCCCGTCCCGCTGACGGTCCCGTCTGGGCGCGTCGTGGACCGGCCTCGCTTTAGCTGGCGCGGCATGATGCTCGACGTCGCGCGCCATTTCTTCGGGCCTGCCGACGTGCGCCGCGTGATTGACCTGATGGCGCTACACAAGCTCAACCGGCTGCACCTCCATCTCTCCGACGACCAGGGCTGGCGCATCGAAATCCCGGGCTGGCCGCGGCTCACCGAGATCGGCGGTAGCACCGAAGTCGGGGGCGGACCGGGCGGCTTCTTCTCGCTCGACGACTACGCCTCACTCGTCCAGTATGCCGCTGAACGCTACGTCACCATCGTTCCCGAAATCGACCTACCTGGACACACGAACGCGGCGCTTGCCTCCTATGCCGAGCTCAACTGCGACGGCGTCGCGCCGCCCCTTTACACCGGCACGTCAGTCGGCTTCAGCACCGTGTGCGTTGAACGGGATGTGACGTACCGCTTCGTCACCGATGTGGTACGAACGCTCGCCCAGGCCACGCCAGGCAGCCATTTCCACCTCGGCGGCGACGAGGTACGGGAGCTATCGCCGGAGCAATACGCGTCCTTCATGACGCATGCGCAGACCATCGTCGCTGAGCATGGCAAGAGAGTGATCGGCTGGGACGAAATCGCCGAGGTCGAGCTGCTTCCGCAAAGCATCGTGCAGGTGTGGCGCCCCGCGGAGGCCGAGACGCAAGCGCAGATCCGCGAGGCGGTCGAGGCTGGTGCGACGGTCATCCTCTCCCCCGCCGACCGCGTCTACCTCGACATCAAGTACGACGCTTCGACGGTACTCGGCCTCAGCTGGGCGGGCTTGAACAGCGTCCGTGACGCCTACGAGTGGGACCCGACGACGTTGCTGCCCGGCGTGCCCGCCACTGCCATCGAGGGCATCGAGGCACCACTCTGGAGCGAGACGATCTCGACGCGTGCCGACCTCGAATTCATGGCGTTCCCGCGCCTCGCGGGCGTCGCCGACCTCGGGTGGGCGCCTGCGGCAGCGCACGACTGGGACGCTTATCGCCTTCGCCTCGGCGCGCAGGCCCCGCGATGGACGGCGCTCGGCATCAACTTCTACCGCAGCCCCGATGTCCCCTGGGCGTCTGCGCCTCGGCGAGACTAG
- a CDS encoding T9SS type A sorting domain-containing protein yields the protein MYQPLLRACVLTVCTLLPASGLQAQSDDDPRPLVLTGAEVPGLLGAAVTAPVCYTYTDAAWKPCPLQIDERDALDPAAAYPADIFDADDLFGGPLQLLYTAPQDYPHPGFTPIVPVDSDPTFDSDDELVLMLRFFGEQVDPVVSPPPFSPLEVTELEVNDRYVYLYVPTMPLDQAGGFDLVDYQFDLLAGTFPDDYNFEGDGSLRDIYGDFLGANPEYSAVETAYYKTSFEDRWIQRELLLADAGTSERERATYGADLLDRVKLGGRPDRMGRDPNCSRSIYTGSTRRGTLGIQKDGPIRALRIVQGSNSGGLNLATYALYERIIVYRIAHQMHSTPGTTMYIDYSPSMAGMTYYSNLLPDGVPVDGAPDLPTGGYYQTDYIEWDYLLGPQGSLISRSEVETNIPDLFPYSYYEDNTTPEVEQCTGDAAAYASNGNVYFFGETTGGNVPWTDPADLRSFDSGELRTLSMVRSVALDGVERTKAEADLLRTTLARTPAASSAVVESGGSIPVELTTFDAVQDGDAVVLRWTTASETINAGFAVERLADGGAYKELAFVSGAGTTTEAQTYTWADIVLPFESDALRYRLRQVDFDGSYAYSPEVEVTRAVPQAVRLLAPYPNPASHQAWIRYEVTRQEDLCIELLDVLGRRVAVLAEGPHAAGRYEADWSLARLSSGVYQVRLVGDSAAHTRPLVVVR from the coding sequence ATGTATCAGCCTCTCCTGCGGGCATGCGTCCTCACGGTGTGCACGCTTCTCCCTGCATCCGGCCTTCAGGCACAATCCGACGACGATCCTCGCCCGCTCGTGCTTACCGGAGCAGAGGTCCCCGGTCTGCTTGGTGCGGCCGTGACCGCCCCCGTGTGCTACACCTACACAGACGCCGCTTGGAAGCCTTGTCCGCTGCAGATCGACGAGCGCGATGCGCTGGACCCAGCCGCCGCCTATCCCGCTGACATCTTCGACGCCGACGACCTGTTCGGAGGCCCGCTCCAACTCCTCTACACGGCGCCTCAGGACTACCCGCACCCCGGGTTTACCCCGATCGTGCCCGTCGACTCTGATCCGACGTTTGACAGCGACGACGAACTGGTGCTCATGCTCCGCTTCTTCGGCGAGCAAGTCGACCCTGTGGTCTCGCCACCGCCCTTCTCACCGTTGGAGGTCACTGAGTTGGAGGTGAACGACCGCTACGTCTACCTCTACGTGCCAACGATGCCGCTCGACCAGGCGGGGGGCTTCGACCTCGTGGACTACCAGTTCGACCTGCTTGCCGGGACCTTCCCGGACGACTACAACTTCGAGGGCGACGGCTCCCTGCGTGACATCTACGGCGACTTCCTCGGTGCAAACCCCGAATACAGCGCCGTCGAGACAGCGTATTACAAGACCTCGTTTGAAGACCGCTGGATCCAGCGCGAGCTGCTCCTGGCGGACGCAGGCACGAGCGAACGGGAGCGAGCTACCTACGGGGCAGACTTGCTCGACCGCGTCAAGTTGGGAGGGCGCCCGGACCGCATGGGGCGCGACCCGAACTGCTCGCGGTCGATCTACACGGGTAGTACCCGCCGAGGCACGCTTGGTATCCAGAAGGACGGCCCCATTCGGGCGTTGCGCATCGTGCAAGGCTCGAACTCGGGTGGCCTCAACCTGGCTACCTATGCTCTCTACGAGCGCATCATCGTCTATCGCATCGCCCACCAGATGCACAGCACGCCCGGCACAACGATGTACATCGACTACAGCCCATCGATGGCAGGCATGACGTACTACAGCAACCTCCTCCCGGACGGGGTGCCCGTCGATGGCGCGCCCGATCTACCGACTGGTGGCTATTACCAAACCGACTATATCGAATGGGACTATCTCCTGGGGCCGCAGGGCAGCCTCATCAGTCGCTCCGAGGTAGAGACGAACATCCCCGACTTGTTTCCTTACTCCTACTACGAAGACAACACGACGCCTGAAGTCGAGCAGTGCACCGGCGACGCTGCAGCCTATGCCTCCAATGGCAACGTTTACTTCTTTGGGGAGACTACCGGCGGCAACGTTCCCTGGACCGACCCTGCAGACCTGCGTTCGTTCGACAGCGGTGAGCTTCGGACACTGAGCATGGTTCGGAGCGTCGCCCTTGACGGCGTAGAGCGCACAAAGGCAGAGGCCGATCTTCTCCGCACGACCCTTGCGCGCACACCAGCAGCGTCATCCGCCGTGGTAGAGTCAGGTGGCTCAATCCCGGTTGAACTGACTACGTTTGATGCGGTGCAGGACGGAGACGCCGTGGTGTTGCGCTGGACGACGGCCTCCGAGACGATCAACGCCGGGTTCGCCGTCGAGCGGCTCGCTGATGGCGGGGCCTACAAAGAGCTCGCGTTCGTGAGCGGTGCGGGGACGACGACCGAGGCGCAGACCTACACGTGGGCCGACATCGTACTGCCCTTCGAATCCGACGCACTGCGCTACCGCCTGCGCCAGGTCGACTTCGACGGTAGCTACGCCTACTCGCCTGAAGTCGAGGTGACGCGCGCAGTGCCGCAGGCTGTCCGACTTCTGGCACCGTACCCGAACCCGGCCAGCCACCAGGCTTGGATCCGCTACGAGGTGACGCGCCAGGAAGACCTCTGCATCGAACTGCTCGACGTGCTAGGGCGGCGCGTTGCGGTGCTCGCCGAGGGGCCGCATGCAGCAGGGCGCTACGAAGCGGACTGGTCGCTGGCTCGGTTGTCCAGCGGCGTCTACCAGGTGCGTCTGGTCGGCGACAGTGCTGCGCACACGCGCCCGCTGGTCGTAGTGCGATGA